TGTTAGAGCAGTTGAACCGGGTCAGACTGTTACTTCTTCTGACGCTGTGATTGTATTATCGGACCGCCTAATTGTTAATGCTCAGGTTGATGAAACCGATATCGGAAAAGTAAAGCCCGGTCAAACAGCAATCATCAGTTTAGACGCATATCCTCAGGTAAAAGTAGACGCAAAAGTTGACCATATATCCTACGAATCTAAGGTTGTTAATAATGTCACTATTTATGAAGTTGAAATTGTTCCCCAGCGGGTACCCGATGTTTTTCGCTCAGGTATGAGCGCAAACGTAAACATAGTAGAGACAAACAAAGATAATATCTTGATCATACCTCTTGAAGCCCTCAATCGGGATAAAAAAGGCAGTTTTGTCCTTTTAAGTCAAAGCAAAGATGAAAAGTCCCTTAAGCGTGAGGTTCAACCTGGCATTTCTGATGAACAAAACATAGAAATTATCTCAGGGCTGATGCCAGAAGATAAAATAATAATTAAGACCCAGAAGTATATGCCCTCAAAAGGCACAGATGGCGGCAGTAATCCTTTTATGCCTTCTCGTAAGAAAAAGAAGTGATAGAATTAAAGAATATAAACAAGACCTACAAAATTGGCGAAATAGGAGTACAGGCGTTACGTAATGTATCCATGGAGATTACTCCGGGGGAATTTGTTGCCATTATGGGTCCTTCAGGTTCCGGCAAATCAACTCTTCTTCATTTATTAGGTTTTTTAGACAAGCCTGATTCAGGCTCGTACTATTTAGGAAAAAAAGAAGTAGCGAATCTCACTGATGATGAATCAGCTATTTTAAGAAATCGTCTGGCAGGTTTTGTCTTTCAGCAATTTCATCTGCTTCCCCGAATGACTGCCTTGGAGAATGCAGAACTTCCTTTAATCTATGCTGGTAAACGTCACCTAAAAGAGAAAGCTCTACAACAGATTGAGGCGGTTGGTCTCACACAGAGAGCATCTCACAGCCCGAATGAACTTTCCGGCGGAGAACGACAACGAGTTGCCATTGCACGTTCTTTAGTGAATGAACCATTGATTATTTTTGCCGATGAACCAACAGGCAATCTTGACACAAAGAGCGGACAAGAGATTATGGCAATTTTGCAAAGATTGAATCAGAATGGTAAAACCATTGTGATGGTTACCCATGAGAAAGAGATTGCCCAGTACGCAAAAAGAATCATTTGTATGCGCGACG
This genomic window from bacterium contains:
- a CDS encoding efflux RND transporter periplasmic adaptor subunit — encoded protein: MKNKKWKVYSILLIVLLIIGIVAIRTNRGKVSQEIVKVITPVYGNIQNFISTTGTVQPQNRLELKPTISGRIESILVKEGEKVKIGQTLAWMSSTERAALLDAARAQDEKSMKYWQDAYKPTPLVAPIDGEVIVRAVEPGQTVTSSDAVIVLSDRLIVNAQVDETDIGKVKPGQTAIISLDAYPQVKVDAKVDHISYESKVVNNVTIYEVEIVPQRVPDVFRSGMSANVNIVETNKDNILIIPLEALNRDKKGSFVLLSQSKDEKSLKREVQPGISDEQNIEIISGLMPEDKIIIKTQKYMPSKGTDGGSNPFMPSRKKKK